From Bacillus sp. Bos-x628, the proteins below share one genomic window:
- the cls gene encoding cardiolipin synthase, whose translation MEKRRLEFLFLYFMILGAYAVFWLPIPAWSSQLYATFYVAIILFSVVSLMLENRTSQHTLLWMYVLIFFPIIGYLFYLFSGQLYVKGHLFKSKRMYNREKLRRISELESRPDETRLTDSQRAFFHYTEKATGMHVNTNSDMEILKNGEETFRRMFEEIKKAETFIHLEYYKFKSDFLGHQMMKILIDKVKEGVEVRFIYDAVGSIRFSRKDIQRLKQAGVKVAPFLPLKYGFFNQKINFRNHRKIVVIDGKTGFVGGLNVGKEYVGRDESIGFWRDTHTILKGEAVQTLHSIFMLDWEYVSDEVLIDDPKYHTPHPVTGEDVIQVVPTGPDMKESMSDLYDALISNAKKFVWIATPYFVPNESIRTALKIAATRGVDVRVMVPETNDGFLTQYATRSYFPELLKEGIKVYHYQKGFMHQKVMIADGELASVGTANVDMRSFQLNFEVNVFMAAEKPIAQLIAHYEEDMKECEQMGPVHFYKRGLKERLKESFARLFSGVL comes from the coding sequence GTGGAAAAGAGGAGACTGGAATTTTTATTTTTATATTTCATGATATTGGGCGCATATGCTGTGTTTTGGCTGCCGATACCAGCATGGAGCAGCCAGTTGTATGCTACTTTTTATGTTGCGATTATTTTATTTAGCGTCGTGTCACTGATGCTAGAGAATCGCACATCACAGCACACGCTGTTATGGATGTATGTGCTGATCTTTTTCCCGATCATTGGGTATCTGTTTTATTTGTTTTCAGGACAGCTCTATGTAAAAGGGCACTTGTTTAAATCAAAGAGAATGTATAACCGTGAGAAGTTACGTAGAATATCTGAATTGGAGAGTCGGCCGGATGAAACGCGTTTAACAGATAGCCAGCGTGCTTTTTTTCACTATACAGAAAAGGCGACAGGCATGCATGTGAATACGAATAGTGATATGGAGATTTTAAAAAATGGAGAAGAAACATTTCGGCGAATGTTTGAAGAAATAAAAAAGGCTGAAACGTTCATTCATCTTGAATACTACAAGTTTAAATCTGATTTCCTCGGTCATCAGATGATGAAGATTCTCATAGATAAGGTGAAAGAAGGCGTTGAGGTTCGCTTTATTTATGATGCGGTGGGCAGTATTCGTTTTTCACGCAAAGATATTCAACGATTGAAGCAGGCTGGTGTAAAAGTGGCTCCATTTTTGCCGTTGAAATATGGATTTTTTAATCAAAAAATCAACTTCCGAAATCACCGGAAAATCGTTGTGATTGATGGAAAGACTGGGTTTGTCGGCGGATTAAATGTTGGGAAAGAATATGTAGGGCGAGATGAAAGTATCGGCTTTTGGCGTGACACGCATACGATATTGAAGGGTGAAGCTGTTCAGACTCTTCACTCTATTTTTATGTTGGATTGGGAGTACGTATCAGATGAAGTGTTAATCGATGACCCGAAGTATCATACACCGCATCCTGTCACAGGAGAGGACGTCATTCAAGTTGTACCAACCGGTCCTGATATGAAGGAAAGTATGAGTGATTTATATGATGCACTCATTTCCAATGCCAAGAAGTTTGTTTGGATTGCCACACCTTACTTTGTGCCAAATGAGTCGATTCGGACAGCACTAAAAATCGCTGCCACAAGAGGTGTCGATGTGCGTGTGATGGTGCCGGAGACGAATGACGGCTTCTTGACGCAGTACGCCACACGATCATATTTCCCAGAGCTTTTAAAAGAAGGCATTAAAGTGTATCACTATCAGAAAGGCTTTATGCATCAAAAGGTCATGATTGCAGATGGAGAGCTGGCCTCTGTTGGCACAGCGAATGTCGATATGAGAAGCTTTCAGCTCAATTTTGAGGTCAATGTGTTTATGGCTGCGGAGAAACCGATTGCACAATTGATAGCACATTATGAAGAAGATATGAAGGAATGTGAGCAGATGGGGCCGGTTCATTTTTATAAAAGAGGCTTGAAGGAACGTTTAAAGGAATCTTTTGCCCGATTGTTTTCAGGTGTGTTGTGA
- the uvsE gene encoding UV DNA damage repair endonuclease UvsE, whose product MRYRFGYVSNAVTLWDASPAKSLTFARYSKLSKEDRQEALLRTTKANLVNTLRTLYFAIAHDIPLYRFSSSIVPLATHPEVRWDFVTPFRKEFLEIGQLVKRHGLRVSFHPNQFTLFTSPNPSITANAVMDMTYHYHMLEAMELEEDGYMNIHVGGAYGDKESALLRFDENIKQLPAHIKARMTLENDDKTYTSLETLTVCEKHHIPFVFDYHHHVANKDDDAVLEDILPRMFDTWTSTGIPPKIHLSSPKSEKTIRSHADFVDVSFVMPLFEALKPYGLDVDFMIEAKLKDQALLRLVEELSAIRGNKRTGGGTIKWKS is encoded by the coding sequence ATGCGTTATCGCTTTGGTTATGTATCTAATGCGGTCACATTATGGGACGCTTCTCCTGCTAAGTCGCTGACCTTCGCAAGATACAGCAAGTTGTCAAAAGAGGACAGGCAGGAGGCGTTATTACGTACAACAAAAGCTAATCTCGTGAATACGTTAAGGACCCTTTATTTCGCCATTGCCCATGATATCCCGCTTTACCGTTTTTCAAGTTCGATCGTTCCATTGGCAACTCACCCAGAAGTTCGTTGGGACTTTGTTACCCCCTTTCGCAAAGAGTTTCTTGAAATCGGTCAATTGGTCAAAAGGCACGGATTAAGAGTTAGCTTTCATCCAAATCAATTCACACTTTTTACAAGCCCGAACCCTTCCATTACAGCAAATGCAGTGATGGATATGACATATCATTATCACATGCTCGAGGCAATGGAGCTTGAAGAGGATGGCTATATGAACATTCACGTTGGCGGTGCATACGGAGATAAGGAATCCGCACTTCTCCGTTTTGATGAAAATATTAAACAACTTCCGGCTCATATCAAAGCGAGAATGACGCTGGAGAACGATGACAAAACGTACACATCGTTAGAGACGCTCACTGTATGTGAAAAGCACCATATTCCATTTGTTTTTGATTACCATCATCACGTGGCCAATAAAGATGATGATGCCGTGCTTGAAGACATCCTGCCAAGAATGTTCGACACTTGGACGAGCACTGGCATTCCGCCTAAAATCCACTTATCTTCACCTAAGTCTGAAAAAACGATACGCAGTCATGCAGATTTCGTGGATGTGTCCTTTGTCATGCCACTTTTTGAAGCATTAAAACCTTACGGACTCGATGTTGACTTTATGATTGAGGCGAAGTTAAAAGATCAAGCATTGCTCCGTCTTGTTGAAGAGCTGTCTGCGATAAGAGGCAACAAGCGAACAGGCGGAGGAACCATTAAGTGGAAATCATAG
- the cls gene encoding cardiolipin synthase: protein MIALIILLILIALALLVMLDIYIAKKYFSAHAFERSFEQTSGDAVFYHDGEPLFDQLLTDIKQASSSIHMMFFIVKNDKIGQRVLQALKAKAEQGVSVFLLTDRIGSYSFDQQTIQMLKKSGIQFYFLNKPRFPFFIYRLNMRNHRKITVIDGKIGYIGGFNIGDEYVGKKGRFGIWKDYHLRLTGPIVADLQYVFLNDLFRSSGIQQLQYEIFPTFEPGTLPCTTRATAGFSLEQLLLHDIQHAKQQVIICTPYFIPSKQLLQALLDARKRGVTVEIVIPMKADHPLVKEAGFHYLKNLIETGCLVYRFYKGFYHAKAMLIDQNRCMISTANFDKRSLFLNEEVDVVIDDADFTAHVEEKIREHMEVSELMTEEKLTQRPLLSRPLEWVGAMFSYFL, encoded by the coding sequence ATGATCGCATTGATCATCCTACTCATACTCATCGCATTGGCACTGCTTGTGATGTTAGATATTTATATAGCAAAAAAATATTTTTCTGCACACGCTTTTGAACGGTCCTTTGAACAAACGAGTGGCGATGCAGTCTTTTATCATGATGGGGAACCACTTTTTGATCAGTTACTCACTGATATTAAACAGGCCTCTTCTTCTATTCATATGATGTTCTTTATTGTAAAGAACGACAAGATCGGGCAAAGAGTTTTACAAGCACTAAAAGCCAAAGCGGAACAAGGGGTTTCTGTCTTTTTACTGACCGATCGGATAGGATCATACTCGTTTGATCAACAAACAATACAAATGCTGAAAAAAAGCGGTATTCAGTTCTACTTTTTAAATAAACCCCGTTTTCCGTTTTTTATTTATCGGCTAAATATGAGAAATCACCGCAAGATCACAGTTATTGATGGAAAAATAGGCTATATTGGCGGATTTAATATTGGAGATGAATATGTAGGCAAAAAAGGACGTTTCGGCATTTGGAAGGATTATCATTTGAGATTGACAGGACCAATTGTAGCAGACCTGCAGTATGTGTTCCTAAATGATTTGTTCCGTTCATCTGGCATCCAGCAGCTACAATACGAGATTTTTCCTACATTTGAACCGGGAACATTACCATGTACGACACGTGCGACTGCTGGCTTTTCGCTTGAACAATTATTACTTCATGATATTCAACATGCAAAGCAACAGGTGATCATTTGCACACCTTATTTTATTCCATCGAAACAACTTCTTCAGGCCCTGCTCGATGCACGAAAGCGAGGAGTAACAGTGGAAATCGTCATTCCAATGAAGGCAGATCATCCTCTTGTCAAAGAAGCAGGTTTTCATTATCTAAAAAATCTGATTGAAACTGGCTGTCTCGTTTATCGTTTTTATAAAGGCTTCTATCATGCAAAAGCGATGCTGATTGATCAAAATCGCTGCATGATCAGTACAGCAAATTTTGATAAGCGTAGCTTGTTTTTAAATGAGGAAGTAGATGTGGTCATTGATGATGCCGACTTTACTGCACACGTAGAGGAAAAGATTCGGGAGCACATGGAAGTGTCTGAGCTTATGACAGAGGAGAAATTGACACAGCGTCCGCTTTTGTCACGTCCGCTGGAATGGGTTGGCGCCATGTTCTCGTACTTTTTATAA
- a CDS encoding heterodisulfide reductase-related iron-sulfur binding cluster, whose amino-acid sequence MDSLLIVNFIAFAAVTAYAVYLFIYLIRTRTAYIRLGKKEEFQKDLKKRFKRVWVNVFGQKKLLKDKKSGIIHVLFFYGFILVQFGALDFIMKGLVPDSGLPLGSLYGVFTFFQEIVTLLILVAVVWAFHRRYVEKLVRLKRGFKSGLVLLFIGGLMLTVLLGNGMNIIWHGHSLSSTEPIASSIAFLFSGLSPMTAAVVFYIAWWVHLLILLTFLVYVPQSKHAHLIAGPVNVFVSRLDPPGKLKKIDFEDETQETFGVGKIEDFRQSQLIDLYACVECGRCTNMCPATGTGKMLSPMDLILKLRDHLTNKGAAITSKTPWVPQLAFRQTTGNQLAMQARGAGAEESAAGILYHPSLIGEVMTEEEIWACTTCRNCEDQCPVMNEHVDKIIDMRRYLVLTEGKMDADAQRAMTSIERQGNPWGLNRKERENWRDLREDVYVPTVKELKKEDKTFDYLFWVGSMGAYDNRSQKIALAFAKLLNKAGVSFAILGNKEKNSGDTPRRLGNEFLFQELATKNIEEFQKNGVKKIVTIDPHAYNVFKNEYPDFGLDAEVYHHTELLAELVKQGKLTPVHEVNEVITFHDSCYLGRYNEVYDPPRDILKAIPGVTLKEMERHRETGMCCGAGGGLMWMEEETGTRINTARTEQALQVKPSIISSGCPYCLTMLGDGTKAKEVEEQVDTFDVAEILEKSVFGETKTQAS is encoded by the coding sequence ATGGATAGCCTTTTAATTGTTAATTTTATCGCATTTGCGGCGGTGACCGCTTACGCTGTTTATTTGTTTATTTATCTCATTCGAACACGTACGGCGTATATTCGCCTTGGCAAAAAGGAAGAGTTTCAAAAGGACTTAAAGAAACGCTTCAAACGTGTATGGGTCAATGTGTTTGGGCAAAAGAAGCTGTTAAAGGATAAAAAGAGCGGTATCATACATGTGCTGTTTTTCTATGGGTTTATTCTTGTTCAGTTTGGTGCTCTTGATTTTATTATGAAGGGGCTCGTTCCAGATAGCGGGCTACCGTTAGGCTCACTGTATGGTGTCTTTACTTTCTTCCAAGAGATCGTCACGCTCCTAATTTTAGTAGCAGTTGTTTGGGCGTTTCATAGAAGGTATGTGGAGAAGCTTGTACGCTTAAAACGAGGCTTTAAGTCAGGTCTTGTGCTTTTGTTTATTGGTGGTTTGATGCTGACTGTATTACTTGGAAATGGCATGAATATCATCTGGCATGGGCATTCACTATCATCAACCGAGCCAATTGCTTCAAGCATTGCCTTCTTGTTCAGTGGGCTGTCACCAATGACCGCTGCCGTTGTTTTTTATATCGCATGGTGGGTGCACCTTCTGATATTGCTTACTTTTTTAGTTTATGTTCCGCAGTCAAAACATGCCCACCTCATTGCAGGGCCAGTTAACGTGTTTGTCAGCAGGTTGGACCCGCCAGGCAAGCTGAAAAAAATTGATTTTGAAGATGAGACACAAGAGACCTTTGGTGTTGGGAAAATTGAGGATTTTAGACAATCTCAACTGATTGATCTTTACGCTTGTGTTGAATGTGGACGCTGCACAAATATGTGTCCGGCGACTGGAACAGGTAAGATGCTCTCACCAATGGATTTAATATTAAAATTAAGAGACCATTTGACGAATAAAGGAGCTGCTATTACATCCAAGACACCTTGGGTACCGCAGCTTGCCTTCAGGCAGACAACAGGTAACCAATTGGCAATGCAGGCAAGAGGAGCTGGAGCGGAAGAATCAGCAGCAGGAATTCTATATCATCCGTCTCTCATTGGTGAGGTGATGACAGAAGAAGAGATATGGGCTTGTACGACATGCCGGAACTGTGAAGATCAATGCCCTGTCATGAATGAACATGTTGATAAAATTATTGATATGCGCAGATATCTTGTACTCACAGAAGGGAAAATGGATGCAGATGCACAGCGTGCGATGACGAGCATCGAGCGTCAAGGAAACCCTTGGGGGCTGAATCGGAAAGAAAGGGAAAACTGGCGTGATCTTAGAGAAGATGTGTATGTGCCAACAGTGAAAGAACTGAAAAAAGAAGATAAAACTTTTGACTACTTATTCTGGGTTGGCTCAATGGGTGCGTATGACAATAGAAGCCAAAAGATTGCGCTCGCCTTTGCAAAACTGCTCAATAAAGCAGGGGTCTCCTTTGCCATCTTAGGCAATAAAGAGAAAAACTCAGGTGATACACCAAGAAGGCTTGGGAATGAATTTTTGTTTCAAGAGCTCGCGACGAAGAACATTGAAGAATTTCAGAAAAATGGCGTCAAGAAGATCGTAACGATTGATCCACACGCTTATAATGTATTTAAAAATGAATATCCAGACTTCGGGCTTGATGCAGAAGTGTACCATCATACAGAATTGCTTGCAGAACTTGTCAAACAAGGAAAATTAACGCCTGTACATGAAGTGAATGAAGTGATTACCTTTCACGATTCTTGCTATCTTGGCAGGTATAACGAGGTATATGATCCACCAAGAGATATTTTAAAAGCCATTCCTGGTGTGACGCTGAAAGAGATGGAGCGTCATCGTGAAACAGGGATGTGCTGTGGTGCTGGTGGAGGCTTAATGTGGATGGAAGAGGAGACAGGAACTCGCATTAATACAGCGCGTACCGAGCAGGCCTTGCAAGTCAAACCATCCATTATCAGCTCCGGTTGCCCATATTGTTTGACGATGCTTGGGGATGGGACAAAAGCGAAGGAAGTAGAAGAGCAAGTTGATACATTTGACGTTGCTGAGATTCTTGAAAAATCAGTATTTGGTGAGACCAAGACACAAGCTTCATAA
- a CDS encoding acetyl-CoA C-acetyltransferase: MSRTVIVAGARTPFGKLGGSLSSFTAAELGGMAIKSTLEKASGSHEIDEIIMGSVLQGGQGQIPSRQAARYADIPWSVPTQTINKVCASGMRSVSVADQIIRAGDAQVIVAGGMESMSHAPYLLKKARWGYKMGDDAVEDAMISDGLTCSFTGVHMGEYGSHAAKELGITREEQDLWALRSHERAVEAHRSGFFQNEITPVTVKTKKGDQFMAADESPRRDTSYERLSKLMPVFDASGTITAGNAPGVNDGACALLLMQDTYAAHHGEKPMAVVLGHAQVALEAKDFPKTPALAIEKVLQKTGKRLEDIDLFEINEAFSAVVLACEKILALDRRKININGGAVALGHPIGASGTRMILTLIHALKQRGGGIGIGAICSGGGQGDALMIQVE, from the coding sequence TTGAGCAGAACTGTTATCGTAGCTGGAGCGAGAACGCCATTTGGAAAACTGGGAGGATCTTTAAGTAGTTTCACTGCCGCTGAATTAGGAGGGATGGCCATAAAGTCTACATTGGAAAAAGCCTCAGGTTCTCACGAGATAGATGAGATCATCATGGGAAGTGTGCTTCAAGGAGGTCAAGGGCAAATTCCTTCAAGGCAAGCGGCAAGATATGCTGATATTCCATGGTCAGTTCCAACGCAAACGATCAATAAAGTGTGTGCTTCTGGAATGCGTAGTGTGAGTGTAGCCGACCAAATCATTCGAGCTGGAGATGCACAAGTGATTGTGGCAGGCGGAATGGAGTCGATGTCTCATGCACCCTATCTTCTTAAAAAAGCAAGATGGGGCTACAAAATGGGAGATGATGCTGTGGAAGACGCTATGATTTCAGATGGATTAACCTGTTCATTTACAGGTGTTCATATGGGCGAATATGGAAGTCATGCAGCGAAGGAACTTGGGATTACGCGAGAAGAACAGGATCTATGGGCGCTCAGAAGTCATGAGCGAGCTGTCGAAGCTCATAGGAGCGGTTTTTTCCAGAATGAAATCACCCCAGTCACGGTCAAGACTAAAAAAGGGGATCAATTCATGGCAGCAGATGAATCACCTCGGCGTGATACGTCATATGAAAGATTATCAAAGCTCATGCCTGTTTTTGATGCGAGCGGCACAATCACAGCTGGGAACGCACCTGGTGTCAATGATGGTGCATGTGCCCTCCTTTTAATGCAGGACACATATGCAGCACATCACGGTGAAAAACCAATGGCCGTCGTGCTTGGGCATGCACAGGTGGCACTAGAGGCAAAGGATTTCCCGAAAACCCCAGCTCTTGCAATCGAAAAGGTCTTACAGAAAACAGGAAAACGTTTAGAGGATATTGATTTGTTTGAAATCAATGAGGCCTTTTCTGCTGTAGTTTTGGCATGTGAGAAAATACTGGCGCTAGACCGGCGTAAAATAAACATCAACGGAGGGGCAGTAGCACTCGGTCATCCGATCGGAGCAAGTGGAACGCGCATGATACTGACCTTAATTCATGCATTGAAACAAAGAGGAGGCGGCATTGGTATCGGAGCCATTTGCAGTGGGGGCGGTCAAGGGGATGCATTGATGATTCAGGTGGAATAA
- a CDS encoding 3-hydroxybutyryl-CoA dehydrogenase, whose product MSTEETVMVVGAGQMGTGIAQVFAQSGYTVLLHDVAEEQVHRAISSMTKQLTKRAEKGKVAHQAVREITQRLAVSTDLKDVKQAHMVIEAASEQMIVKKQIFETLDQYAEDQAIFATNTSSLSITELAAVTKRPEQVIGMHFMNPVPVMKLVEVIRALQTNDQTYQIVCETAKKLDKTPIEVEDFPGFISNRILMPMINEAIYALYEGVADAESIDGIMTLGMNHPMGPLRLADLIGLDTCLFIMNTLHEGLGDSKYRPCPLLKKYVNAGWLGKKTKRGFYTYHDLS is encoded by the coding sequence ATGAGTACAGAAGAGACCGTCATGGTCGTCGGTGCTGGTCAAATGGGAACAGGGATTGCACAAGTATTTGCACAGTCTGGTTATACCGTCCTGCTCCATGATGTAGCAGAAGAACAGGTCCATAGAGCCATTTCTTCCATGACCAAACAACTGACGAAGCGGGCGGAAAAAGGAAAAGTGGCACATCAAGCAGTCCGTGAGATCACGCAACGGCTTGCGGTCTCCACAGATTTAAAGGATGTAAAGCAGGCTCATATGGTGATTGAAGCTGCGTCAGAGCAAATGATCGTAAAAAAACAAATTTTTGAAACCCTTGATCAATATGCAGAGGATCAGGCGATATTTGCGACCAATACCTCTTCCTTGTCGATCACAGAATTAGCAGCAGTCACAAAAAGACCAGAGCAAGTCATTGGCATGCACTTTATGAATCCTGTCCCTGTCATGAAGCTTGTTGAGGTGATCCGAGCGTTGCAAACAAATGATCAAACCTATCAGATCGTTTGTGAAACAGCCAAAAAACTAGACAAAACACCGATTGAAGTAGAAGACTTTCCGGGTTTTATTTCAAATCGTATTTTGATGCCGATGATTAATGAAGCCATTTACGCCCTTTATGAAGGGGTGGCAGATGCAGAAAGTATTGATGGCATCATGACACTTGGCATGAATCATCCAATGGGTCCGCTTCGTCTCGCCGATTTAATCGGGCTTGATACATGTTTATTTATTATGAATACTCTTCACGAGGGGCTGGGGGATAGTAAATATCGACCTTGCCCACTCCTTAAAAAATATGTGAATGCGGGCTGGCTTGGCAAAAAGACAAAGAGAGGTTTTTACACATACCACGATCTCTCATAG
- a CDS encoding acyl-CoA dehydrogenase family protein, whose translation MDVLLTEKQRLWREQVAEFAHQYVFPEIENMEKGRFPRKLLTDMSKQGFLGIPIPSAYHGLGADFTTYIIAIHELSKVNAAIGVIVSVHTSVVTMPILAFGTSRQKESYVPLLATGQKLGAFCLTEPTAGSDASSILLRAERSDEHYVLNGTKIFITSGGEADVYLVFAVTDPSSTKKNISAFIVEKGTPGFTVGKDEKKMGLHGSKTVTLHFDGVRIPKEQLLGVEGEGFQIAMSSLNAGRIGIAAQSLGIAEAALTEAVSYLKQHPAGIETTIRLGDMAAKWEAAKLLVYQAASYKQANRPVTKEASMAKLFASKAAVEISTEAIHLLGMAGYTNRYKAERYFRDAKICEIYEGTSEIQRLVICKQLMK comes from the coding sequence ATGGATGTTTTACTAACAGAAAAACAGCGTCTTTGGAGAGAACAGGTAGCGGAGTTTGCACATCAATATGTATTCCCTGAAATAGAGAACATGGAAAAAGGCCGATTTCCTAGAAAACTTTTAACTGATATGAGTAAGCAAGGTTTCCTAGGTATTCCAATCCCTTCCGCATATCATGGATTAGGAGCAGATTTTACAACCTATATTATTGCCATTCACGAACTGTCTAAAGTGAATGCGGCCATTGGTGTCATCGTTTCAGTTCATACATCCGTTGTGACAATGCCCATTTTAGCATTTGGCACGAGCCGGCAAAAAGAGTCATATGTTCCGTTGCTTGCTACTGGGCAGAAGCTGGGTGCATTCTGTCTGACAGAGCCTACGGCTGGGTCAGATGCTTCAAGTATTCTGCTAAGGGCGGAGCGATCAGACGAACATTATGTGTTAAATGGGACGAAGATTTTTATCACAAGTGGAGGAGAAGCAGATGTGTACCTTGTGTTTGCAGTGACGGACCCCTCTTCGACTAAAAAGAATATATCGGCTTTCATTGTTGAGAAAGGCACGCCAGGATTTACTGTTGGAAAAGATGAGAAAAAGATGGGACTTCATGGATCAAAAACAGTGACGCTTCATTTTGATGGGGTGCGCATCCCGAAGGAGCAGTTGCTCGGCGTTGAGGGAGAAGGCTTTCAAATTGCCATGTCGAGCTTAAATGCGGGGAGAATCGGCATCGCAGCACAAAGTCTTGGCATTGCAGAAGCAGCATTGACCGAGGCAGTATCTTATCTAAAGCAGCATCCAGCCGGGATTGAGACGACCATTCGCCTTGGCGATATGGCGGCTAAATGGGAAGCGGCTAAGCTGCTTGTCTATCAGGCCGCATCTTATAAACAAGCGAATCGACCGGTCACAAAGGAGGCTTCGATGGCAAAATTATTTGCTTCCAAAGCGGCGGTCGAGATCAGTACAGAGGCCATCCATTTGCTTGGCATGGCGGGTTATACAAACAGATACAAGGCAGAACGCTATTTTCGTGATGCGAAGATTTGTGAAATATATGAAGGAACAAGTGAAATTCAAAGGCTAGTCATTTGTAAACAGCTAATGAAATGA
- a CDS encoding acyl-CoA dehydrogenase gives MQFQLSDEHEMIQKMVRDFAKNEVEPTAAERDETETYDPTIFRKMAELGLTGIPWPEEVGGIGSDYLAYVIAIEELSRVCASTGVTLSAHTSLASWPIYSFGTDEQKEKYLKPLAEGQKVGAYALTESGSGSDAGGMKTTAVKVGDEYVLNGAKIFITNGGIADFYIVFAVTDPEANSRNITAFIVEKETPGFSVGKKESKLGIRSSPTTEIVFEECRLHEENRLGQEGEGFKIAMMTLDGGRNGIAAQAVGIAQGALDAAVTYAKERRQFGKPIIQLQGIAFKLADMATAIEAARLLTYQAAWLESNGLPYGKESAMSKLFAGDTAMKVTTEAVQIFGGYGYTKDYPVERYMRDAKITQIYEGTQEIQRLVISRKLLDI, from the coding sequence ATGCAGTTCCAATTAAGCGATGAACATGAAATGATACAAAAAATGGTGAGAGACTTTGCAAAAAATGAAGTAGAGCCAACAGCAGCAGAGCGAGACGAGACAGAAACTTACGATCCAACCATTTTTCGTAAGATGGCGGAGCTTGGGTTAACAGGGATTCCTTGGCCAGAGGAAGTTGGCGGTATCGGTAGTGATTATTTGGCATATGTGATTGCTATTGAGGAGCTCTCAAGGGTATGCGCCTCCACTGGTGTAACACTGTCCGCACACACATCACTTGCCTCGTGGCCCATCTATTCATTTGGAACAGATGAGCAAAAGGAGAAGTACTTAAAGCCGCTGGCAGAGGGGCAAAAGGTAGGGGCATATGCACTGACTGAAAGTGGTTCCGGATCGGATGCCGGCGGTATGAAGACAACAGCGGTGAAAGTAGGAGACGAATACGTATTAAACGGTGCGAAGATATTTATTACAAATGGTGGGATTGCAGATTTTTATATTGTGTTTGCAGTGACAGACCCAGAGGCAAACTCTCGGAATATCACTGCCTTTATTGTAGAAAAAGAGACGCCAGGTTTTTCCGTTGGCAAAAAGGAAAGTAAACTTGGTATACGTTCCTCTCCAACGACTGAAATTGTTTTTGAAGAATGTCGTCTTCATGAAGAGAATCGCCTCGGTCAAGAAGGGGAAGGCTTCAAAATCGCAATGATGACGCTGGACGGTGGAAGAAATGGAATTGCTGCACAGGCTGTCGGGATTGCTCAAGGTGCACTCGATGCAGCGGTTACCTATGCAAAAGAGCGCCGACAATTTGGAAAGCCAATCATTCAGTTGCAAGGTATCGCTTTCAAATTAGCAGATATGGCTACAGCCATTGAGGCTGCAAGGTTGCTCACATATCAGGCGGCGTGGCTTGAATCAAATGGCCTTCCTTATGGAAAGGAATCAGCCATGTCCAAACTCTTTGCTGGTGATACAGCCATGAAGGTGACAACAGAAGCGGTTCAGATCTTTGGCGGGTACGGCTATACAAAGGATTATCCAGTTGAACGCTACATGCGTGATGCGAAAATCACGCAAATCTATGAAGGAACGCAGGAAATACAGCGGCTTGTTATCTCAAGGAAACTGCTAGATATTTAG
- the rpoE gene encoding DNA-directed RNA polymerase subunit delta gives MSLKEYSQEQLKQMSLVELAYEIFRDSKTPITFTELIDEMVRLQGIQKSDLNDRLAQFYTDLNIDGRFISLGDQRWGLRSWYPVDQIEEEVQPAVKTKAKKKKVKAAVIEEDFDDLEEEIDELEEDIDLLDDDEDLELDDEEIDEELDEFDDDEDDDDLTEIDEDNLEDEEEEK, from the coding sequence TTGAGTTTGAAAGAATACTCACAGGAACAGCTCAAACAAATGTCTTTAGTTGAACTTGCTTATGAAATTTTCAGAGACAGTAAAACACCGATTACGTTTACAGAGTTAATAGATGAAATGGTTCGTTTGCAAGGGATACAAAAATCTGATCTCAATGATCGACTTGCTCAATTTTATACAGACTTAAATATAGATGGTCGTTTTATTTCGCTTGGTGATCAGAGATGGGGACTTCGTAGCTGGTATCCAGTTGATCAAATCGAAGAAGAAGTTCAGCCAGCCGTTAAAACAAAAGCGAAAAAGAAAAAAGTAAAAGCTGCAGTCATTGAAGAAGACTTTGATGATTTAGAAGAAGAAATCGACGAGCTTGAAGAAGATATTGACCTTCTTGACGACGATGAAGATCTAGAGTTAGATGATGAAGAAATCGATGAAGAGCTAGATGAATTCGACGACGATGAAGATGATGACGACTTAACTGAAATTGACGAAGATAATTTAGAGGACGAAGAGGAAGAGAAATAA